The DNA sequence TCCTTCTATCATTAAATCCAATGGATTACCCGTTTGAATTGCAGAACCCGATGAAAAGATTTTTGAAACAGCAGAAGGACGAACTCCATGTCCTATTTGAATACCCTCCGGAATAGTTGTGCCGGCTGTCGTTTCGCTCCCTGCGGGTTTAATAGTTTCATACAACAAATCCTGAAAATTTACACGACTTCGCTTAAATCCTGTCGTGTTAACATTCGCCAGATTGTTAGCAATGGCGTCAATATTCATTTGTTGAGCAATCATTCCTGTCGCCGCAGTAAATAATGAACGAATCATATATTCATCCTTCTATTATGTTTTAACCGACAAGTCCTACCTGTTCAATTAACCTGCCGATTGATTCATCTATGGCAGAAATAACTCGTTGATTGGCTTCGTAGGCACGAAGTCCCAATGTTACGCGTATCATTTCCGTAGGAATTTTTGTATTCGACCATTCTAAATATCCCTGACGAAGAGAACTTTTCGTTGCAGGTTGCATACCTTGTTGAATTTCCTTACTTGCCGAATACAAATTTTCTCCTTCACGCGTTAACCGTTCTGGATTTTTAAACTCGACACAGCGAATTTGTCCCGCGGAAACTCCATCCACAGTTACATTCCCATCGGAAGAAATATTTATTTCCGTTCCCTGTATCTGTATTGGCTGTCCATTCATCCCTAAAACACGATAACCTTGTGGAGTAGATAAATAGCCTTCTGCGTCCAGCGTTAAATCTCCAGCACGTGTAAATCTCTCTCCAGAGGAAGTTTGTAAAACAATATATCCCGGTCCCTGAATAGCGATGTTTAAAGGATTACCTGTTTGTTTTAATGGACCTAACGACAAATCTGGAAATGTTTCTACCACTTTTACTCCACCACCCGGTGCCGTTTTAGGAACATATACATGATAACTTTCCCCCGCTTTCTGAAATAATGGATAGAAACCTAATTGAACAGGCGTTAATGCTTTATAGCCTGCTGTGCTTGCATTGGCTACATTATTGGCATAAACAGATTGCCTCTGTTCAGAGGCAATCATTCCACCTGCTGATATATATATTCCAGGTATCATATCTTTTTACTTTTTATATGTAAATTGTTAACTGTTTTTTCAAAAGGCGGGTGGCAGGGCGCAACGATGTTTCGTAAAGGGACAAAGAAACACATGGGCGCAATACATTGCGCCATGCCGACCCATGGAGGAAAGTTGCTATGGGACCTTATTATGGGACATCTGTAATATTCAATTTTTGTTATTCCAGAAATAGCAAGCTCCATGCCATTAAAAAACTTTTTAATAAATTATTGACATATTAATACTTATGATTATCTCGTTTATAATATAGGTTTACGAAAATAGGAATGATTTTCCTCTCTCAAGGAAGAATTTGCATTTTATCCTGCTTTATTCATAAATTAACATTGGTAGTTAAAAAACAAGGTATTTTTTAAAAATGAAAATTATATCG is a window from the Candidatus Hydrogenedens sp. genome containing:
- a CDS encoding flagellar hook-basal body protein; amino-acid sequence: MIPGIYISAGGMIASEQRQSVYANNVANASTAGYKALTPVQLGFYPLFQKAGESYHVYVPKTAPGGGVKVVETFPDLSLGPLKQTGNPLNIAIQGPGYIVLQTSSGERFTRAGDLTLDAEGYLSTPQGYRVLGMNGQPIQIQGTEINISSDGNVTVDGVSAGQIRCVEFKNPERLTREGENLYSASKEIQQGMQPATKSSLRQGYLEWSNTKIPTEMIRVTLGLRAYEANQRVISAIDESIGRLIEQVGLVG